The proteins below come from a single Pirellulales bacterium genomic window:
- a CDS encoding sugar phosphate isomerase/epimerase family protein, whose product MPHEPPEVILSAFADESANQKTAVQQFAALGALGLQYYSIRFIDVGNGIKNVMQLSRAEITKLRHLEDEYGLNVTSIGSPLGKVKLVDEEDGTKNKYVPFKKYLAGDVKRACELAHAFETKLIRGFSFYPPCGADPAKFLPQTVEQLGQIAEACHRSDLTYGLEIEANLVGQSGQLMAEIYRQVNHPALLLIFDAGNIVSQGYTPAEVFQQYLAMKPGIGWMHVKDYRSPRPAKRKRHVDEDGLKHFVPAELGDGSYGVILRDFRKEIPALEKKLKRRGIPGVFMDLEPHLKGGGQFGGFSGPDGLGVATRSLCRVLDVAGIGYHLRDFDDVLAARGKC is encoded by the coding sequence ATGCCCCACGAACCGCCGGAGGTCATTCTTAGCGCCTTTGCCGATGAATCAGCGAACCAAAAGACGGCGGTTCAACAGTTTGCGGCGCTGGGGGCCTTGGGGTTGCAATACTACAGCATTCGATTTATCGACGTCGGTAATGGCATTAAGAACGTAATGCAGCTTTCGCGGGCGGAAATCACCAAGCTGCGCCACCTGGAGGATGAATACGGACTGAATGTCACTTCCATCGGCTCGCCGTTGGGCAAAGTGAAATTGGTCGACGAGGAAGACGGCACCAAGAACAAGTACGTGCCGTTCAAAAAATATCTGGCCGGCGACGTGAAACGGGCCTGCGAATTGGCCCATGCGTTCGAGACGAAGCTGATCCGCGGATTTTCGTTTTATCCGCCGTGCGGGGCCGATCCGGCCAAGTTCCTGCCGCAAACGGTGGAACAACTGGGGCAAATTGCCGAAGCATGCCATCGTTCCGACTTGACTTACGGCTTGGAAATCGAAGCGAATTTGGTGGGCCAAAGCGGACAACTGATGGCGGAAATTTATCGCCAGGTGAATCATCCGGCCCTGCTGTTGATTTTTGACGCCGGCAACATTGTCTCGCAGGGTTATACGCCCGCCGAGGTTTTCCAGCAGTATTTGGCGATGAAGCCGGGCATCGGCTGGATGCACGTCAAAGATTATCGTTCGCCCCGGCCCGCTAAGCGCAAGCGGCACGTCGATGAAGACGGCCTCAAGCACTTTGTGCCCGCCGAACTGGGCGACGGTTCTTACGGCGTCATTCTCCGCGATTTTCGCAAAGAAATTCCGGCCTTGGAAAAAAAGCTGAAGCGGCGGGGCATTCCCGGCGTGTTTATGGATTTAGAGCCCCATTTGAAAGGGGGCGGACAATTTGGCGGCTTTAGCGGGCCCGACGGCTTGGGCGTGGCCACGCGCAGTCTGTGCCGCGTGCTGGACGTGGCGGGCATTGGCTACCATTTGCGCGATTTCGACGACGTGCTGGCGGCCCGCGGGAAATGCTAG
- a CDS encoding ABC transporter ATP-binding protein, protein MPDLIVDNITKQFPTRAESLSVLRGVSLQLSRGENLAILGPSGSGKSTLLYIVGTLDRPTSGRIELVSADPFTLDEPQLADFRNQQIGFVFQDHYLLPQCSVLENVLLPTIAHPGHNGAPLERARLLIERVGLSERIDHRPAELSGGERQRVAVARALIRKPILLLADEPTGNLDRTTAASVGKLLLELQRDEQTMMIVVTHSLELAALFDKRLELNEGNLAAIA, encoded by the coding sequence ATGCCCGATCTGATCGTCGATAACATTACCAAGCAGTTTCCGACGCGAGCCGAATCGTTATCGGTATTGCGTGGTGTATCGCTCCAGTTGTCACGCGGCGAAAACTTGGCGATTTTGGGGCCCAGCGGCTCGGGCAAAAGCACACTGCTCTACATTGTCGGCACGCTCGATCGGCCCACTTCCGGCCGCATCGAACTCGTCAGCGCCGATCCGTTCACTCTCGACGAGCCCCAGCTGGCCGATTTCCGCAACCAGCAAATCGGTTTTGTGTTCCAAGATCATTACCTGCTGCCGCAGTGCTCGGTGCTGGAAAACGTGTTGTTGCCCACCATCGCGCACCCGGGACACAACGGCGCGCCGCTGGAACGCGCTCGGCTGCTGATCGAGCGGGTGGGGCTTTCCGAGCGAATCGATCATCGGCCGGCCGAACTCTCCGGCGGCGAACGCCAGCGCGTGGCCGTGGCCCGGGCGCTAATTCGTAAACCCATTTTGTTGTTGGCCGACGAGCCGACAGGAAATCTCGATCGCACCACCGCCGCCTCGGTCGGCAAGCTGCTGTTGGAACTGCAGCGCGACGAACAAACTATGATGATTGTGGTCACGCACAGTCTGGAGTTGGCCGCGCTGTTCGATAAGCGACTGGAATTGAACGAAGGAAACCTAGCCGCAATTGCCTGA
- a CDS encoding ABC transporter permease: MSPLRLALRSLAYHWRSNFAVALGVMAATAVLTGALVVGDSVTFSLRQLAIDRLGRIDAALVTPHFFREKLAEDVAADPTFQHDFTAALPAIMLQGTLENPTGDHHRRAGNVAILGVGEPFWQLGSGAPTKPPVKDEIVLNQPLADQLRVKAGDEVVLRLQQAANVPADSPLGRKTETIRSRRFSVSDVIPAEGLGRFGLRPSQQLPLDAYTVIQPLQEMIGVEGRVNAILVAGNDENAVPDAAAEQALQNSLQPTLADYGVSIRKTARGYFNITTDRMLLEPAIESAAMRTFGALGAQPAFTYLANYILADEGRGKIPYSTVAAVDFSNQPPLGPLVNRQGQPIGPLAEDEIVLNSWAADDLAAQGAPVKPGDTIVITYFEPESTHGKVVESRHTFRLKDITPLAGVADDRDFTPEVKGITDEASIADWNPPFPYDPQRVRSTPPNNQDDLYWREHRATPKAFISLEEGRQLWSSRFGNTTSIRIPSGDGLTEQAIAEKLQSAIKPADLGFDFLPVKRLSLTAAAGTTPFALLFLGFSLFIIAAALMLVMLLFKLGVDERAAELGIVLAVGLRRRLARRMLLLEGGFVALIGATFGAMAGVGYAWLMLVGLKTWWLGAISTPFLHLHVDEHSVVHGGFFGVAISLATIVWAVRQTRRVSVRSLLAGRAEESRLFGHRPARRAPWIAAALLVVAIAAGFSAASLTGEEQAGTFITAGALVLAAILTWLWDRLRAVRTSSPLVGRGALAWLAWRNASRNPLRSTLTIGLTAAACFLIVALSAFQLEAPVHGPAFDSGDGGYAFVAHSDQPIYQNLNSPAAWQDLGFSSQAEKTLTAAEAAGVRIYSLRVEAGDDASCLNLYRPRQPRILGVPPEFIGQGGFAWAATAAKTDREKSNSWLLLMRRPNPEAGDGKKSDPAPGDAIPVVLDQNTALYSLHLYGGVGEMFEIDNPRGGKIRLQVVGLLDGSIFQGDLLISEGNFQRLFPDASGYRFFLASVPSAGAESSAATAAAPPPGAAQVADALENGLSDYGFVTQSTTARLAMFFAVQNTYLATFRSLGALGLLLGTFGLAAVQLRSVFERRGELALMQATGFRRRRLAQMVLLENAALLIAGLAAGTVAAGVALLPHLLTGGAGIPWLSLIAMLLIVLIVGVSAGMLAVRAVLRAPLLAALHGN; encoded by the coding sequence ATGTCCCCCCTCCGCCTTGCCCTTCGCAGTTTGGCATATCACTGGCGCAGCAATTTCGCCGTGGCGCTGGGAGTGATGGCTGCCACGGCGGTGTTGACGGGTGCGCTGGTGGTGGGCGATTCGGTGACATTCAGCCTGCGGCAATTGGCGATCGATCGGCTGGGCCGCATCGACGCGGCACTGGTTACGCCCCATTTCTTTCGAGAAAAACTGGCTGAAGATGTTGCCGCTGATCCGACGTTCCAGCACGATTTCACCGCCGCGCTGCCGGCCATCATGCTGCAAGGCACGCTGGAAAATCCAACGGGCGATCATCATCGCCGCGCGGGCAACGTGGCCATTTTGGGCGTGGGGGAACCATTCTGGCAACTGGGAAGCGGCGCCCCGACCAAGCCCCCAGTAAAAGACGAAATTGTTCTGAATCAGCCGCTGGCCGATCAACTGCGCGTGAAAGCCGGCGACGAAGTTGTTCTGCGATTACAACAAGCGGCCAATGTTCCGGCGGACAGTCCGCTGGGCAGGAAGACCGAAACGATTCGCAGCCGCCGCTTCAGTGTCAGCGACGTGATTCCCGCCGAAGGATTGGGCCGCTTCGGCCTGCGCCCCTCGCAACAATTGCCGCTTGATGCTTACACAGTCATCCAGCCGCTCCAAGAAATGATCGGCGTCGAGGGGCGCGTAAATGCCATCCTTGTCGCCGGCAATGATGAGAATGCCGTGCCCGACGCAGCCGCCGAACAAGCGCTGCAAAACTCCTTGCAACCGACGCTGGCCGATTACGGCGTTTCCATTCGCAAAACCGCGCGTGGGTATTTCAACATCACCACCGATCGCATGTTGCTGGAGCCGGCGATTGAATCGGCCGCGATGCGAACCTTTGGCGCTCTTGGGGCGCAGCCAGCATTCACGTATCTGGCGAATTACATATTAGCGGACGAGGGTCGCGGCAAAATTCCGTATTCGACCGTGGCGGCGGTCGATTTCAGCAATCAGCCGCCGCTGGGTCCGCTGGTAAATCGCCAAGGCCAGCCCATTGGCCCGCTGGCCGAAGATGAAATTGTGCTCAACTCCTGGGCTGCCGACGATCTGGCCGCCCAAGGCGCGCCGGTTAAGCCGGGCGACACGATCGTCATCACGTACTTTGAGCCGGAAAGCACGCACGGCAAAGTGGTCGAATCGCGGCACACCTTTCGCTTGAAAGATATTACCCCGCTGGCGGGCGTGGCTGACGACCGTGATTTCACGCCCGAGGTGAAAGGAATCACCGACGAAGCTTCCATCGCCGATTGGAACCCGCCATTTCCGTACGATCCGCAGCGTGTTCGCAGCACGCCGCCAAACAATCAGGACGATTTGTATTGGCGCGAGCATCGGGCCACACCCAAGGCCTTCATCAGTCTGGAGGAAGGCCGCCAATTGTGGAGCAGTCGCTTTGGCAACACCACTTCCATTCGCATTCCGTCGGGAGACGGCTTGACCGAGCAAGCCATCGCCGAAAAATTACAATCGGCCATTAAACCCGCCGATTTAGGCTTCGATTTCCTGCCGGTCAAGCGGCTAAGTTTGACTGCCGCTGCAGGCACAACTCCATTTGCATTGCTGTTTTTAGGATTCAGCCTGTTTATCATCGCCGCCGCGCTAATGCTGGTGATGCTGTTGTTCAAGCTTGGAGTCGATGAACGGGCCGCGGAACTGGGCATTGTGTTGGCCGTCGGACTGAGGCGCCGCTTGGCCCGACGAATGTTGCTGCTGGAAGGCGGATTTGTAGCATTGATCGGGGCTACATTCGGCGCTATGGCCGGCGTCGGATACGCCTGGCTGATGCTGGTGGGATTGAAAACATGGTGGCTGGGAGCGATTTCCACGCCGTTTTTGCATCTGCATGTTGACGAGCACAGCGTGGTTCACGGCGGATTTTTCGGCGTGGCGATTTCGCTGGCCACCATCGTTTGGGCGGTGCGGCAAACCCGGCGAGTCAGTGTGCGGAGCTTGCTGGCCGGCCGCGCCGAAGAAAGCCGTTTATTTGGTCACCGCCCAGCGCGCCGCGCACCGTGGATTGCCGCCGCGCTTTTGGTCGTGGCCATTGCCGCGGGTTTTTCCGCCGCTTCGCTCACCGGCGAAGAACAGGCCGGCACATTTATAACCGCCGGCGCTTTGGTGCTGGCCGCAATATTAACGTGGCTTTGGGACCGTCTTCGGGCCGTCCGCACTTCATCGCCCCTGGTGGGCCGCGGAGCTCTGGCGTGGTTGGCCTGGCGCAACGCTTCTCGCAATCCGCTGCGCAGCACGCTGACCATCGGTTTGACGGCTGCCGCCTGCTTTCTGATCGTCGCTCTCAGCGCGTTTCAGCTCGAGGCGCCCGTGCATGGACCTGCGTTCGACAGCGGCGACGGGGGTTATGCCTTCGTGGCCCACAGCGATCAGCCGATTTATCAAAATCTAAACTCGCCCGCAGCTTGGCAAGATTTAGGCTTTAGCTCGCAGGCGGAGAAAACGCTAACCGCCGCGGAAGCTGCCGGCGTGCGGATTTATTCGCTGCGAGTCGAGGCCGGCGACGACGCCAGTTGCTTGAATCTTTACCGGCCGCGGCAGCCGCGTATATTGGGCGTGCCGCCGGAATTTATCGGACAAGGGGGTTTCGCTTGGGCGGCGACGGCGGCGAAAACGGATCGAGAGAAAAGCAATTCTTGGCTGTTGTTAATGCGTCGGCCTAATCCTGAGGCGGGCGATGGAAAAAAATCTGACCCCGCGCCCGGCGACGCCATTCCCGTCGTGCTGGATCAAAATACCGCGCTGTACAGCCTGCATCTTTACGGCGGCGTGGGAGAGATGTTTGAAATCGATAATCCACGCGGCGGAAAAATTCGCCTGCAAGTGGTGGGGCTGCTGGACGGCAGCATTTTTCAGGGTGATTTGCTCATCAGCGAGGGAAACTTCCAGCGGTTGTTTCCGGATGCGAGCGGTTACCGATTCTTTCTAGCGAGTGTGCCGTCGGCAGGTGCTGAGTCCAGCGCTGCAACTGCCGCTGCGCCGCCACCGGGCGCCGCTCAAGTGGCTGATGCGTTGGAAAACGGCTTGAGCGATTACGGATTTGTCACGCAAAGCACAACGGCGCGGCTGGCGATGTTTTTCGCCGTGCAAAACACCTATTTGGCGACCTTTCGCAGCCTGGGGGCGCTGGGGTTGTTGCTGGGCACGTTCGGGCTGGCCGCCGTGCAATTACGGAGCGTCTTCGAACGTCGGGGCGAATTGGCGCTGATGCAGGCCACGGGCTTCCGCCGACGCCGCTTGGCGCAAATGGTGCTGCTTGAAAATGCTGCGTTGTTGATTGCCGGCCTGGCTGCCGGAACGGTGGCTGCAGGAGTTGCGTTATTGCCCCATTTGCTGACCGGCGGAGCAGGCATTCCGTGGCTTTCGCTGATTGCCATGTTGCTGATCGTTCTGATTGTCGGCGTCTCGGCCGGAATGCTGGCCGTGCGAGCCGTACTGCGTGCCCCATTGTTGGCTGCCTTGCACGGAAATTGA